In Humulus lupulus chromosome 6, drHumLupu1.1, whole genome shotgun sequence, a single genomic region encodes these proteins:
- the LOC133785228 gene encoding uncharacterized protein LOC133785228 gives METHNILSWNVRGINKREKQKSLSSFCFVKKIGPGALLETKLRGNKIEKMMQSFFIGWNYFTRAASEGRLLLIWQQNLVSVEVLKETDQLLHVCVKGLRTNKLFCVTFVYGRNSIEERVPLWSDLSSLCFPATPWLLAGDFNAVFEGTDRIGGRTITSLELADSQNWRALGLVDELRARGSHYTWKNKQANEDRIYSKLDRVFKNEEWLDLFPQAKAVFNWELLSDHCYCIIKPEATVNCGIKLFRFFNMWTEHEKFKHTVLQSWCKPSKGFGLDRICRKLSRLQTVLRKFNKHVMRDVAQNYVLAKEKFQAAQMTLQSNPHSTELQRVEGAPSDNFSYHARTYESFLRKKSKVDWLRYGDDNTTYFHACLKQRKASNCITSVVTESGQIIEKFDDVVEHFVIHFHKIMGSKSNASSPIQSSCFNLGHKLTLDQQISLVRPFTTKEVKDALFSINSIKSPGPDGYGSGFFKAMWSDLEAEIS, from the coding sequence ATGGAGACTCACAACATTCTTAGCTGGAATGTTAGAGGTATTAATAAAAGAGAGAAACAGAAATCTCTGAGTTCTTTTTGTTTTGTGAAAAAAATTGGTCCAGGTGCCTTGTTGGAGACTAAACTTCGTGGTAATAAAATTGAGAAAATGATGCAATCTTTTTTCATTGGCTGGAACTATTTCACTCGTGCAGCTTCAGAAGGTCGATTGCTTCTTATTTGGCAGCAAAATTTAGTGTCTGTTGAAGTTTTAAAGGAGACTGATCAGTTACTTCATGTCTGTGTTAAAGGCTTAAGGACTAATAAGTTGTTTTGTGTTACATTTGTGTATGGTAGAAATTCGATTGAGGAAAGAGTGCCTCTTTGGAGCGATCTGTCCAGTCTTTGTTTCCCAGCCACCCCTTGGCTGTTGGCTGGGGATTTTAATGCAGTTTTTGAGGGTACAGACAGAATTGGTGGACGCACCATTACTTCCCTTGAGTTAGCTGATTCTCAAAATTGGAGGGCCTTGGGTTTAGTTGATGAGTTGCGCGCTAGAGGGTCTCATTATACTTGGAAAAATAAACAGGCCAATGAAGATAGAATCTATTCGAAATTAGACAGAGTCTTTAAAAATGAAGAATGGTTGGACCTTTTTCCTCAAGCTAAGGCTGTGTTCAACTGGGAATTGCTCTCTGACCACTGTTACTGCATTATCAAACCAGAAGCTACTGTTAACTGTGGTATTAAGCTGTTTAGATTCTTCAATATGTGGACTGAACATGAAAAATTTAAACATACTGTCTTGCAAAGCTGGTGCAAGCCTAGCAAAGGGTTTGGGCTGGATCGAATTTGTAGGAAACTTAGCAGACTTCAGACAGTTCTTCGCAAGTTCAATAAGCATGTTATGAGAGATGTTGCTCAGAATTATGTTTTGGCTAAGGAGAAGTTTCAGGCTGCCCAAATGACTCTTCAGAGTAATCCTCACTCGACAGAACTTCAAAGAGTAGAAGGTGCACCAAGTGATAATTTTTCTTATCATGCTAGAACTTATGAGAGCTTCCTGAGAAAGAAAAGCAAAGTGGACTGGCTTCGTTATGGTGATGACAACACGACATATTTTCACGCATGTTTAAAACAAAGAAAAGCCTCTAATTGTATCACTTCAGTAGTGACAGAATCTGGACAGATAATTGAGAAATTTGATGATGTTGTGGAACACTTTGTGATTCATTTTCATAAAATCATGGGAAGCAAAAGCAATGCCTCGAGTCCAATTCAGAGTTCCTGTTTTAATCTTGGTCATAAACTGACTTTGGACCAGCAGATCAGTTTAGTGAGGCCTTTCACTACTAAGGAAGTTAAAGACGCTTTGTTTAGTATTAACTCCATTAAAAGTCCGGGCCCGGATGGGTATGGCTCAGGTTTTTTCAAAGCAATGTGGAGCGATTTAGAAGCTGAAATCTCATAA
- the LOC133785227 gene encoding uncharacterized mitochondrial protein AtMg01250-like: MVLPSLVHQNHGAFVKNRLLAHNILILQDIIKGYKRKNISPRCVMKIDLSKACDMLDWNFLEDILTEFCFPIKFIKWVMACLKDPTYTILMNGRVQGEFRGRKGLRQGDPISPLLFVLAMEFCTRLLCQASLDKGFRYHPKCKQLKIVNLCFADDLVIFCKGETSSVQIMRDGFNEFCLASGLSANMDKSQVYFGGVTERETRHMLERL, translated from the coding sequence ATGGTGCTTCCTAGTCTTGTCCATCAGAATCATGGAGCGTTTGTTAAAAATAGATTATTGGCGCATAATATTCTTATTCTTCAGGATATTATTAAAGGTTATAAGAGGAAAAACATTTCCCCTAGGTGTGTGATGAAAATTGACCTGAGTAAAGCCTGTGATATGCTTGATTGGAATTTTTTGGAGGACATTCTCACTGAATTCTGCTTTCCGATTAAATTCATCAAATGGGTAATGGCCTGCTTGAAGGATCCTACTTATACGATTCTAATGAATGGTAGGGTTCAAGGGGAGTTTAGAGGTCGGAAGGGTCTTAGGCAAGGGGACCCAATTTCTCCTTTGTTGTTTGTTCTAGCAATGGAGTTCTGTACCCGGTTGTTATGTCAAGCTTCCTTGGATAAGGGATTCCGCTATCATCCTAAGTGTAAGCAGCTAAAGATTGTCAATCTTTGTTTTGCAGACGATTTGGTCATATTTTGCAAGGGAGAAACTAGCTCAGTTCAGATAATGAGGGATGGTTTTAATGAGTTCTGCTTGGCTTCAGGTTTGTCTGCTAATATGGACAAATCTCAGGTCTATTTTGGAGGTGTGACTGAAAGAGAAACCCGCCATATGCTAGAGAGGCTCTGA